ACACCAAATTCTTGACCCAGTGGCCATCAAAATCCTACAGAAAACCAACATCAAAACCATCATAGTAAATGGCTACACCCCCCAAAATATCCAACAAGCCATAAAAGGCCAAAAAATCGGCACTGTAATCATATAATAAAACATAAATAAACCACCGCATAATGCTATGACGGTACGAAGGGATGCCCTACCAATTTACGTAACCAGCAACAGAATTCTATCCCCAATCAGACTAAAACATCCTAAAAACAACCAAACCACATGGAGACTTTTTATTCGAACGCCACTAAACTACAGTAGAAACTCAAAAGAAACTGGGGGAACCAAAAGTGGTTAGACTTCGCGAAAACGAACAGAAAACACTCCTCGCTCTTGGCAATCTAGGCGGTAAAGCCAACGTAAATCAAATCATAAAAGCCAGCGGTCTCGCTCACGCTGCTGTCATGCGAGCAACATTAAAACTATCAGAAGAAAAGTTTGTCCAACTGCACGAACAAGTACAAACAATTGTGACCTTAAGCGAAGAAGGAAAACTGCACGCAAAGAGAGGATTGCCAGAACGTCAACTGATTAATTCGCTAATTAAGTTAAGCGGCAAAGCAAAGATTGACAAGGTTGTTGAAGACGCAAAACTAGAAGATAATTTTGTATCCATAGCTTTAGGCTGGCTACGTCGAAAAGAATGGGCAACAATAGAACGAAAAGAACGAACCTTGGAGGCTTTGAAAAAGCCAAAAAAAGGAAAGGACGAAGAGATTCTAGCATTTTTAGCAGAAAAGGACACTATTATAACTGAAGAATTAAATAGAGAAAAACAAGAAGCAATAGCAACTTTACGGAAACGCAAGCTTGTACAGACTGAAGAAAAAACTTATCGAATACTGGATCTAACCACAAAAGGTCGAAAGCTCCTTAAAAAAGGAGTCAAGATCATTGAAGAAGTAAGCCAACTTACCACTGAACTTATCGTGACGGGAAAATGGAGAGAGACAAAACTAAGAAAATTCAATGTGACTGCACATGGTCCACCTGTATATCCAGGCAAGGTTCATCCCTTGCAGCAAATCATCGAACGTGCAAGAGGGATTTTTCTGGAAATGGGGTTCACCGAAATCCGTGGGCCACTGGTTGAAACAGCTTTTTGGAACTTCGATGCGTTATTTCAACCTCAAGATCATCCAGCAAGAGAGATGCAAGACACGTTTTACCTTTCCATTCCTAAAGCTGGGAAATTACCTGAGAAAATCGTTGTGGACGCTGTTGCGAAAACGCATGAAGATGGTTGGATAACAGGGTCGAGTGGATGGGGATATAGGTGGAGCCCAGAAGAGGCTAAGAGGTTAGTGTTACGTACTCATACAACATCTGAAACTATCAAATACCTTTCAAAGCATAAGAAGCCGCCTATTAAGGTCTTTTCAGTTGACCGAGTTTATCGAAACGAACAACTTACATACAAGCACACGGCAGAATTTTACCAAATAGAAGGCATTGTGGTAGACAAAGGAGTATCGTTGCGCGACTTGATGGGTACTTTAAAGATTTTCTATAGCAGTTTTGGATTGAAAAAAGTAGAGTTCTGGCCATGCTATTTTCCCTATACAGAGCCTTCAGCGCAAGCAATGGTTTATGTTCCGAAACTTAAGCATTGGATGGAGCTTTGCGGTATGGGCATGTTTAGACCTGAAGTTTTAGCTCCGATGGGTATAAAATACCCTGTTTTAGCCTGGGGAGGAGGGCTGGAACGTATAGCCATGTTGGAACTCGGGCTTGATGACATACGGCTACTGTATGGCAACCACCTAGGATGGATTAGGAGGACACCGTTATGCCGGTAATCACTTTAGACAGGGAAAGGTTCTCCGAGTTTGTAGGGCGAAAACTCACTCTTGCAGAAATGGTCAAATGGCTGCCTTGGCTGGGCTTCGACATAGAAGAAGTCGGAGAGAATAATGTAAAAGTGGAGTTCAACCCCAACCGTATCGACTTTTGCAGCTATCCTGGAATAGCTAGGGCTTTCAACGGGTTGAGAGGCTGGGAAATTGGGTTACCAAAATACAACGTGAAAAGCGGCAGAACAGTGCTCAACATCGACGAAGCAGTCTCTGAGGTTAGACCTTTCATGCTAGCAGCGATTGTGCGTGACGTGAAGCTTGACGAAGAAGACGTTATTGACTTGATGGAAATGCAGGAGGACTTACACTGGGGCGTGGGTAGAGACCGCAAAAAGGCTTCCATAGGTGTGCACAACTTAGACGTAATTAACCCGCCTTTCACCTATACAGCGGTTGAGCCAAACAGCGTGAAATTCGTTCCGTTGGACAAGACTGAAGAGATGAGTCCAAAAGAAATTCTAGAAGACCACGAAAAAGGAGAAGCGTACAGACAGTTGGTTGACTGGGCACCGAAATATCCTTTGTTAATTGATAAGGATAGTAAAGTGCTCTCTATGCCGCCGATAATAAATGGCGAACTAACAAGAATCGACAAACAGACTGAAAACTTGTTCATCGACGTAACAGGAACAGATTATGTTGCAGTTAAAAAGAGCCTAAATGTTCTATCCACAGCTCTCTCAGATATGGGGAGTACCATCGAGAACGTAAAAGTAAAATACACAGACCATACGCTGTTCTCACCTGATTTAAGCCCGCAGAAGATGAAGCTTCGAACAGCATATGCTAACGAGTTGTTGGGTCTTAGGCTCTCAGAATCAAAAATCGTTGATTGTTTAAAGAAGTGTAGGCTAGGAACTAAGAAACTTGGGAAAGGCGTCGTTGAAGTGATGATTCCAGCTTATCGTATCGATGTTCTTCATGAAGTAGACTTGGTGGAAGAGGTGGCGATTGGCTATGGCTACTACAAGCTTAAACCCACTTTTCCATCCTCAGTCACCGTAGGAAAACAG
This genomic window from Candidatus Bathyarchaeota archaeon contains:
- a CDS encoding phenylalanine--tRNA ligase subunit beta is translated as MPVITLDRERFSEFVGRKLTLAEMVKWLPWLGFDIEEVGENNVKVEFNPNRIDFCSYPGIARAFNGLRGWEIGLPKYNVKSGRTVLNIDEAVSEVRPFMLAAIVRDVKLDEEDVIDLMEMQEDLHWGVGRDRKKASIGVHNLDVINPPFTYTAVEPNSVKFVPLDKTEEMSPKEILEDHEKGEAYRQLVDWAPKYPLLIDKDSKVLSMPPIINGELTRIDKQTENLFIDVTGTDYVAVKKSLNVLSTALSDMGSTIENVKVKYTDHTLFSPDLSPQKMKLRTAYANELLGLRLSESKIVDCLKKCRLGTKKLGKGVVEVMIPAYRIDVLHEVDLVEEVAIGYGYYKLKPTFPSSVTVGKQHPAFKTANMARQIVIGLGFTEAMNFTITNENLHYKKMRRKAEKSVKLANPISTEYTMVRQDLLPSLMKNLADNKHESFPQKLFEVSDVVRLNSKQETRCERRLHLAAVSSHATANFTEIKSALEALMANMGLNRWKIRETKHSSFIDGRAATISFKNKQIGMVGEVHPEVLNNFELENPTAAFEIDLEMLID
- a CDS encoding phenylalanine--tRNA ligase subunit alpha, which encodes MVRLRENEQKTLLALGNLGGKANVNQIIKASGLAHAAVMRATLKLSEEKFVQLHEQVQTIVTLSEEGKLHAKRGLPERQLINSLIKLSGKAKIDKVVEDAKLEDNFVSIALGWLRRKEWATIERKERTLEALKKPKKGKDEEILAFLAEKDTIITEELNREKQEAIATLRKRKLVQTEEKTYRILDLTTKGRKLLKKGVKIIEEVSQLTTELIVTGKWRETKLRKFNVTAHGPPVYPGKVHPLQQIIERARGIFLEMGFTEIRGPLVETAFWNFDALFQPQDHPAREMQDTFYLSIPKAGKLPEKIVVDAVAKTHEDGWITGSSGWGYRWSPEEAKRLVLRTHTTSETIKYLSKHKKPPIKVFSVDRVYRNEQLTYKHTAEFYQIEGIVVDKGVSLRDLMGTLKIFYSSFGLKKVEFWPCYFPYTEPSAQAMVYVPKLKHWMELCGMGMFRPEVLAPMGIKYPVLAWGGGLERIAMLELGLDDIRLLYGNHLGWIRRTPLCR